Proteins from one Fragaria vesca subsp. vesca linkage group LG6, FraVesHawaii_1.0, whole genome shotgun sequence genomic window:
- the LOC101305098 gene encoding uncharacterized protein LOC101305098: MAGLAAAAAVPSGIVLKVLTANNYEDWSFRVKTYLLAKGLWKVVESAKEPPRVEGGDEAEFEAWNEKNAEALHAIHISCGEDIFPFIRGIDTAKAAWNTLEKKLKPAGSRLPKREDCSSMAAPVVPSLIVNELLNKHNYEDWNVRVRTYLVAKGLWSVVEDATDPPLKGKYKREAWEKTNAEALHAIHLCCGNDAFNVIRDEERAHEAWIALRKFRYSGDTTDTESTKELEEKEDVETENEVEKEVEKEATDKGDHQSDHDDQPKEVLEEADELEEVDEGEGDGDENSGNDNTDNDAVDYEDLFRAAKHSKWDLVMDLIKKHPKAVQETAPTDEEKTVLHYAVEDMRVDIVQQLMPLIKDEDDLDRWDSECYSALEYCYMLPDKDEMVEIAKCLVQKKRELSASSFDDPFLLVEAFTKGRPKLADYLFNVTEFETDDPHAAQLISLSFSTKRFDIACKLIQQNPRLAIAEDFSGNSPLNELACTPSAFLSGSRLKFWEKWIYHG; encoded by the exons ATGGCAGGATTGGCAGCTGCTGCGGCCGTCCCCAGTGGTATCGTTCTTAAAGTTTTAACCGCAAATAACTATGAAGATTGGAGTTTTCGGGTCAAAACTTATTTGCTGGCCAAGGGTCTTTGGAAGGTGGTCGAATCCGCCAAGGAACCTCCTAGGGTAGAAGGTGGTGATGAGGCCGAGTTTGAGGCTTGGAATGAGAAGAATGCAGAGGCTTTGCATGCTATTCATATTTCTTGCGGGGAAGATATCTTTCCTTTTATCCGGGGCATCGACACCGCTAAAGCTGCCTGGAATACTTTGGAAAAGAAATTGAAGCCCGCTGGATCTAGACTACCAAAAAGAGAAG ATTGTTCGAGCATGGCTGCCCCAGTTGTCCCGAGTTTGATTGTCAATGAACTTCTTAATAAGCACAACTACGAAGATTGGAATGTTCGCGTCAGAACCTATTTAGTAGCTAAAGGTCTCTGGAGTGTTGTAGAAGATGCCACTGATCCTCCTCTCAAAGGCAAATATAAACGTGAGGCTTGGGAAAAGACCAACGCCGAGGCTCTGCATGCAATTCATCTTTGTTGCGGGAATGATGCCTTTAATGTTATCAGGGACGAAGAGAGAGCCCACGAAGCCTGGATTGCTTTAAGAAAATTTCGTTACTCAG GCGATACTACTGATACTGAGTCAACGAAAGAATTGGAGGAGAAAGAAGATGTTGAGACAGAAAATGAAGTTGAAAAAGAAGTTGAGAAAGAAGCAACTGATAAAG GCGATCATCAAAGTGATCATGATGATCAACCAAAGGAAGTACTAGAAGAAGCTGATGAACTAGAAGAAGTGGATGAAG GAGAAGGAGATGGAGATGAGAACAGTGGCAACGACAACACTGACAACGATGCAGTTGATTATGAAGATTTGTTTCGTGCTGCGAAACATTCTAAGTGGGATTTAGTGATGGACTTAATTAAAAAACATCCCAAGGCAGTACAAGAAACCGCTCCAACAGACGAAGAGAAGACAGTTCTTCATTATGCAGTCGAAGATATGAGAGTGGATATCGTACAACAGTTGATGCCGCTTATCAAAGACGAAGATGACTTGGACAGATGGGACAGTGAATGTTATTCAGCTCTTGAATATTGTTATATGTTGCCTGATAAAGATGAAATGGTTGAAATAGCTAAATGCTTGGTTCAAAAGAAGAGAGAGCTAAGTGCAAGTAGTTTCGATGATCCGTTTTTACTTGTCGAAGCTTTCACGAAAGGCAGACCTAAACTGGCTGACTATCTCTTCAACGTCACTGAATTCGAAACTGACGATCCTCACGCCGCTCAACTTATTTCCCTCAGTTTTAGCACCAAAAGATTTG ATATCGCGTGCAAATTGATTCAGCAAAACCCAAGGTTGGCCATTGCTGAAGACTTCTCTGGAAATTCCCCGTTGAACGAATTGGCATGTACACCTTCTGCATTCTTAAGTGGAAGCCGGCTCAAATTTTGGGAAAAATGGATTTATCATGGTTAG
- the LOC101314773 gene encoding ankyrin repeat-containing protein At2g01680-like — protein sequence MFQGSIMENFCKIFGISRIYEMKVNHFRVHEILVCMCKVLTREKKKELWEDNKQAEFVEAAMFQAAERGLVEFLTEILKVNPYLAQIKNKKGQNLFQVAVECRQAEVFNLIHGFNQDNRKACMSMKDGDDNNMLHMMGISSPSSQTNRIRGAALQMQNELQWFKELERMASPEDLEAENDTLDMTPREFFSKNHTELVKEGEKSMKDTATSCTVVGALIVTMMFAVAFTLPTPLKDNSTPPLLYRRAFRVFIIADAISLFTSTTSVVLFLGILTSRYAEDDFLSSLPRKMILGLLTLFLSVAAMVIVFASALFIILPSDTWIALPTTLLAGIPIASFIWMQFPFLVEIFYSTYIRRLFDKKVHVKLNVGKLVR from the exons ATGTTTCAAGGATCAATAATGGAGAATTTCTGCAAGATTTTTG GGATCAGTCGTATCTATGAAATGAAAGTGAACCATTTCCGTGTCCATGAAATCTTAGTTTGCATGTGTAAAGTATTAACGAGAGAAAAGAAGAAAGAACTGTGGGAGGATAATAAGCAAGCTGAATTCGTGGAAGCAGCTATGTTCCAAGCAGCAGAAAGAGGGCTTGTTGAGTTTCTTACTGAAATATTAAAAGTAAATCCATATTTGGCACAAATCAAAAATAAAAAGGGCCAAAACCTATTTCAAGTTGCAGTCGAGTGTCGTCAAGCAGAAGTTTTTAATCTTATACATGGGTTTAACCAAGACAACAGAAAAGCTTGTATGAGTATGAAAGATGGTGATGATAACAATATGCTACATATGATGGGAATTTCATCGCCATCTTCACAAACCAATCGTATCCGTGGTGCGGCTTTGCAAATGCAAAATGAGTTACAATGGTTCAAG GAGTTGGAGCGCATGGCTAGTCCGGAGGATCTTGAAGCCGAAAACGATACTCTTGATATGACACCGCGTGAATTTTTCTCCAAGAACCATACAGAATTGGTGAAAGAAGGAGAAAAGTCGATGAAAGACACAGCAACATCTTGTACAGTTGTAGGTGCTCTCATTGTTACCATGATGTTTGCTGTTGCATTCACACTTCCTACTCCTCTGAAAGATAATAGTACTCCGCCACTCCTATATAGAAGGGCATTCAGGGTTTTTATAATTGCAGACGCAATATCACTCTTTACTTCCACTACTTCAGTCGTGCTATTTCTGGGAATCCTCACTTCACGTTATGCAGAAGATGATTTCCTCAGTTCTTTGCCTCGAAAAATGATATTGGGACTTCTGACCCTTTTTCTCTCTGTTGCCGCCATGGTAATTGTTTTCGCCTCTGCCCTTTTTATTATCCTGCCATCAGACACATGGATCGCTCTTCCTACAACTCTACTTGCTGGTATTCCAATTGCCTCATTTATATGGATGCAATTTCCCTTTCTTGTGGAGATCTTTTATTCAACTTATATAAGAAGATTATTCGACAAGAAAGTGCATGTGAAATTAAACGTTGGCAAATTAGTGCGTTAG